The Qipengyuania aurantiaca genome contains the following window.
CACGGCGAGAAAACCCCTACGCTTCACCGTGCCTGCCCCCGGTGATCATGTCGCGTATCTGTCCGATGGGACCGGCCAGCAGGACCAGCAGCACATGGACGATGAAGAAGCCGAACAGCGCGAAGGCAAAGATGAAGTGCAGGCTGCGCGCCGATTGCCGCCCACCAAGAAGGTCCACGAGCCAGCCGAAAGTCGGCTCCATCCCCGGACTGATCGCGATGCCGGTGAAGATCATCATCGGCAGGAAAACGCCGAGAACAAGGCCGTAGGCAAGCTTCTGCAAGAAGTTGAACTTCCCACCCTCGTGGTCGAAATTGAGCTTCAAGTGCTGGACAATGTCGTGCCAGATCGCGCGCGGTTTCCATTCGGCGCGGGTGGTGACAAGATCGCGCTTAAAATGGCGGTTCACCAGCATGGTTACCCACATGAACAGCAGAAGGAGCGCGAAGGGCCACGCCATCAGTATGTGCCAGTCGCGCGCGACAGCGAGGCTGTAATAGCCCGGTATCGTCATCCAGTCGGGAAAACGGGGCACGGCGAGCCAGGCCTGCTCGGGCGCGAAGCCCCAGTCGCCCCAGTAAAGGCGGCGGTGGGCGTTGGAGATCGTCAGGCCCGACATAAACAGCACCACCACGCAGACGAGGTTCAGCCAGTGCCAGATCCTCGTGCTGAGCGCGTGCCGCTTCATGCCGCGTGCTCCCGCGCAAGGTAGATCACGTCCCGCTCCTGCTGCAACAGGTGCTGGCCGCTGTCGACATAGACCGTCTGCCCGCTGGCGAGCGCTCCGTTGGCGAGGAACAGCGCCGCCTCGGCCACTTCTTCCGCCGAGGTCCGGCGGGTGAGCAGGTTCATGCGGTGGGAGATTTCGGCCTCCTCCTCGCTCTGGTCATGGCTGGCGAGGATGGCGCCGGGCGCAAGCCCGTAGACCCGATCCTCGGCGCGGCTGGCGCCCATCGACAGCATGGCAATGGTCGCGTCCAGCGCGTGCTTGCTCATGGTGTAGCTGAAGAAGTCGGGATTGGGGTTGGCAAGCTTCTGGTCGGTCACCTGGATCACGCGGCGTCCGCCCTCGGCCTTGGCGTGGCCGAGATAGGCTTGCGCGAGGAGGGCAGGGGCGCGGGCGTTCACTTGCATCGCCCGCTGGTTCGTCTGCGGATCGAGTTCGGTTACAGCGTCGGGCTGGAAAACGGAGGCGCAGTTCACGAGACAACGCCAGTCGGTGAGATCGCGTGCCAGTCTGGCCGCAAGCGTGCGGACCGCGTCGAGATCGCACAGATCCGCCTGGCAGGTCTTGGCGCTCGGCAATTCGGCGGCCAGCGCGTCTGCCGCTTCGCCGGACGAGTTGTAGTGGATGACGACGTGCCAGCCAGCGTGGCCGAATGCCCGGCTGATCGCTGCGCCGAGGCGCTTGGCGCCGCCTGTTACCAGAACCGAGGGTCTCGTCTCGCTCATCGCGATGGGCATAGGGGCTTGGAAGCGAATAGGAAAGCGGCGCCGCCACCTTGGGAGTGACGACGCCGTGAAGTAACGACCCTTATTTTCTCTTCTGGCTTATCTTACCGGCAGCTGAGGCTTCCGCGGTCGATCTCGCGACCGATGACAGCGCCCACGGCGCCGCCGAGCACTGCGCCCAGCACCTTGTCGCCGCGACCGGCCAGCTCGTGGCCTGCCAGAGCGCCGACGCCGGCGCCGATCACAAGACCGGTCGTGCCGTTGTCGCGCTTGCAGTAGTAACGGCCATCGCGGCCGCGCCACATGTAGCTGTCACGGGTGATGCGACGCGGGGAGACATAGTAGCCGCGGTCGTCATACATACGCTGGCGATGGGCGCGATCCTTGGCGCGCTTGCCGTGCGCCGGTGCCCATGCGGGCGGATCGGCGGCGACGGGTGCTGCGGTGCCGAGGCCGGTGAGGGCCATGGTCGAGGCGGCGAATGCGAGAGCGAATTTTTTCATTGTACGTCCCTTGTGATCCTTGGGGAAACTTCTGAGCCTCCATTTAGCGCAGCAGAAAGACAACCGCGGCTGAACGAACGCGCTTAACTCCAAATTAGGGATGAACTGTGCCGGGAAGGCGGACGAGCCGTGGCGGTTTTACCGCAATTTCGCTTCGAGCTTGCTGCGCCATTGCGGACCAAGGGCGGGAATGGCGAGGAGATCGCGAATCTCCCCCTCGCTCGCAGGCACGGCGGGATCGAAGAGCAGGGCGAAGGCCGCATCGACACTCCAGCGATCCTGTGTGCGCTCGACAAGCGCGAGGTCGTCGTCCGCGCGTGCCTCGCCTTCCTCGAGCACGCGGAAGTACCAGCCGCAGCGGTGGTTGGCGATGATGCGCTTCACCATGTCCTTGCGCTGGAAATGCCGTTCCAGCGTGGAGCAGGGTTGCCGCCCCATGCTGAGTTCCAGCAGCGCGCTGCCGAGGCGGAAACGGTCGCCGATGAATACGTCCTTCTCGGTCAGGCCCATCGCATGGAGGTTCTCGCCAAAGGCACCGGGCGCGGCGAGACGGTCCACTTCCGGGATCTCCTCGCGCCAGTAGGGGTAGTGGTCGGCGGCGTAGAGATGGACCGCCATATGCGCGCCCCCATGGTGCTTGCGATCGACCTGCGTATCGCCTTCGAGGCCGGGCGTACCGATCCTCACCGGGCCTTCGCGCACCTGCTTGTCGATCGAGCTGATCTTGCCGTCGGGCAGGGGGGCGGGCTGGCCGGTGCACAGGGCGAGGAGTTTGGCCTTCACGCGTGATCCCCCTTTCCAACAGGATGGAGCGGATGGAGCACGGTCCTGGAGCAAAAACGCCTGAAGGGTGCAAACCCGCTGACAGCGGCGCTTTTGGAAGGGTGAGCGAGGATCATGACCACCTTCCAGCACAGGACGCGAAAGTAGGAAAGGCTCCGCGCCAACTCAGCCGGTCGGTCGCTGCACGGTGAGGGCGTACCAGTCGCGCTGCACCCCATCGGCACCTTCGCCGCGATAGCGCTCGGTGGCCTCGATCCGGAAACCCGCCTCGCGATAGAGGCGCTCCAGCCAGCCCTCGTCGGGCATGTTGGCCAGCCGGCCCAGCGGATCGCGTCCCTCGGCGGTGCCGAGCTTGTAATTGGCGAAATGCCAGCCACCGGGTTTCAGCGCGCGCAGGATGGCGGCGAGGACACCGGGCAAATCCGCCCGCGCGACATGGAGGAGGCATGCGTGCGCCCAGACCGCGTCGTACGCCTTTTCTTCATCAAGCTCGTCAAACCGCATTACCCGCGCGCCCACATCGAACCGTTCGTTCGCCTTGCGGACCATCGCAGGAGTTCCGTCGGTGGCGTCGAGGTCGAAACCACGTTCAATGATCCGCGCGGAATCCCTTCCGCCGCCGCACCCGAGCTCGAGCAGGCGGCTCCCCGGTTCCAGCCGGTCGAGGAAACGGTCGAGATGGCGGCTCGGGGCCTGCCCGAAGCTCAGCGTGTAGCGCGGCGCGTTCGCCTCGTAATAAGCGATGGTGGCGGGATCGGCAGTCATGTCGCGGTAGTAACGCAACCGGCCATCAAACGAGAACAGGGCAAGTTCCGCGCTCGAAGCGGATGATGGGAAGAAGGTCGGCGGGCGTGACAGCCCGGATTGCGGCCTCGTCAGCACTGTCTTCCATCGCGACGACGAACCAGTCGCTCTGGTGCTCGTAAAGCATCATGCAGATGCCGAGATCATCGCCATACGCCTCCACCAGCCGGGCAATCGCCGCGTCGGTTCCGGCGCGGTCGAATGCCGTGTGGCGAAACCGGATTTGCGGACGAAGTTTCGGCGCCGCCATCGCGAGATAGGCGCTGCGGTCTACCGGCTCGCTCGACCCGACGTTTATCCAGTTTCGACCGAAATCCCTTTCCACCCAGACCTCGTTGAAGCCTGGCAGCTTGGCTTGGCGAGAACGCGTGGCAAAGGTCTGGACGAGGTTCGAGAACAGGCCTTCCTCATCGAGCGGGTAGTTCGCCTCGGCTGCGCGCTGCCGGATGATTTCCTCTTCGTCCTCCGGTGCGGGCAATGGTTCAGCCTCGCGACTGTAGAGATCGAAGGCCTGAAATGGGGGAGGCGGAGGTGGTGGAGGTGGTGGAGGTGTGGTCGCACATCCGGCCGTGGCGAGTAAAAGCAAAAGCGCTGGAAAAATGCGTCGCATTCCAACGCAACGCTGATTCCGAAATCCGGTTTCCCGTCAGCAGCTTGGTGTCAGGAAGCTGCTTGCTCGGCTTCAGCTGCCTCGCGGTCGCGCTGGGCGCGGCTCTTCTTTTCCGCCGCAGTCTTCAACTGGCCGCAGGCCGCATCGATATCGCGGCCGCGCGGCGTGCGCACGGGCGCGGAGATGCCGCCTTCGAATACGATGTCGGAGAAGCGCTTCACCCGCTCGGGCGTGGAAGTGTCGTACGCCGCGCCGGGCCAGGGGTTGAATGGGATCAGGTTCACCTTGGCGGGCAGCTTGTAGTGCTTGAGCAGGCGGACCAGCTCATGTGCGTGCTCGTCACTGTCGTTCTTGTCTTTGAGCATCACATATTCGAAGGTGATGCGGCGGGCGTTGCTGGCGCCGGGATAAGCGGCGCAGGCTTCGAGCAGTTCCTCGATGCCGTATTTCTTGTTGAGCGGCACGATCTCGTCGCGGATTTCCTTGGTCACCGCGTGGAGCGAGACGGCAAGGTTCACGCCGATTTCCTCGCCGCAACGCTCCATCGCCGGAACGACGCCGCTGGTCGACAGGGTAATGCGGCGCTTGGAGAGGGCGAGGCCGTCGCCGTCCATCACGAGCTTCAATGCGCCCTTCACATTGTCGAAATTGTAGAGCGGTTCGCCCATGCCCATCATCACGATGTTGGTGAGGAGGCGGCCGTCGCTTGTGTAGTGGCCTTCGTCCTCAGCGTCGTCGAGACCCGCCATAGAGCCTTTGGGCCATTCGCCCAGCGCGTCGCGCGCCAGCATGACCTGACCCACGATCTCGCCCGGCGTCAAATTGCGCACCAGCTTCATCGTGCCGGTGTGGCAGAAGCGGCAGTTCAATGTGCAGCCGACTTGGCTCGATACGCAAAGGGTTCCGCGGTCGGCATCGGGGATAAAGACCATCTCGAATTCGTGTCCGTCGGCGGTCTTCAGGAGCCACTTCCGGGTGCCGTCGGTCGAATGCTGCGCTTCGACCACTTCGGGGCGGCCGATCACGAAGCGTTCGGCGAGCCAAGGGCGCATGGTCTTGGCGATATCGGTCATCGCCTCGAAATCGGTGACGCCGCGATGGTAGAGCCAGTGGAACACCTGCTTGGCGCGCAGCTTGGCCTGCTTGGGTTCCAGCCCGGCCGTTTCAAACAGCTCGCGGATGCGGTCCTTGGGGAGGCCGATCAGGTCAACGCGGCCGTCTTCGCGCGGCGTGATATCACGCGCAACGGGAACCGGGTCGATCTGCCCGGGAATGCTCATCAAGGTCGTGTCTGCCATGGGAGACGCGCATATAGTAGCCATCAAGCTGGATGGAAAGCCCCGCGAGGGCGCGTAACAATCATTCGCCCCGATTTGCGTTCCTTGCGTCATCGCATTTGCACCGGCAGTTCGTCGAATTTTTGTGCGGCGCACCATTCGTCGCCAGAAAACGTCTTTTCGTCGACAAAAATGTGACCAAAAAGTCACGGGTTTTTGTTGTGCAGTGTTAATGAAACTACATCGGCTTCATCGCCGTTTTGAAGGTCCACGCGGTCGGAAAATCGACGGCGGACAATAAAAACGGAGTTTAGTAATGAAGACCACCGCAGCCCTTCTCGTCGCAGGTTCGATCCTTGCCACGGCCACGCCCGCAATGGCGCAGGACAGCGATAATTTCGACGGCTTCCGCATCGAAGCTCTCGCTGGCTATGACGTCAGCAAGGCCGGCAGCACTTCGGACAACGACACCAACGCCAACGACGATCAGTCGATCGACGGTCTCGCCTATGGCGTCGGTGCGGGTTACGATTTCGATGCCGGCGGCGTCGTTCTCGGTCTCGAAGCCGAATATGTCGGCTCGACCGCAGAAACCGAATACGACATGGGCGACTTCGAAGACATCGGTGTCGGCAATGTCGAAACCGGCCGCGATCTTTATCTCGGCGCGCGTGTCGGTGTGAAGGCCAATGACGACCTGCTCGTCTATGCCAAGGGCGGCTACACCAACGCCACCTACAACTTCCGCAACAACGACGGCACGACCGAGTATGAAGTCGATCTCGACACCGACGGTTTCCGTGTCGGCGCGGGCCTCGAATACGCGCTGAGCGGCAACACCTTCGCCAAGGTCGAATATCGCTATTCGAACTACAGCGATGCCGAACTCGACTTCGAAGGCGACGCGCCCGACGTGGCCGTTCCGGACATCGACCTTGACCGTCACCAGGTCATGGCCGGCTTCGGCATGCGCTTCTAAGCGCAGACGTCGCCAAAAAATCGGGCCGGGAGCGTGAAGGCGCTTCCGGCCCTTTTTGTATCAGCGGCGCGCGCAGGCGAGGGTGGCGGCGTCGATCGCGCTGGCGGCGCCGGCAAGGGCGTAGGTGTTGGAAAAGCGCCGTCCGCGGCTGTCGGTGGCGAAGATCGTCATGCTGTCGGCGGACCGGATGGCGGCGAGGATCGCGGTGTCGGTCGCCGGATCGCGCGCCCAGGCGTCGGCCTTGCCGCCCACCATGGGGTAGTTCCTTCGCGCGATGCGCAAGGTTACACGCGCGCCTTCGCGAAGTTCGCGGGACATGCGGAAGTGGACCTGACCGCGGATGCGGCGGGCGGGCCAGGAGGCAACGGTCATGTAAGGCTGGAAGTCGCGCTGGAGGCGGCTCGGCGCGGCTTCGGCAATGGCGTAGCAGCGCGGGACCGAGGGATCGCGGAAGGCGCCCCAGTCGGAGAACACGCCGAGGCTGTCTTTCGCGGCGAGCGGCGCGGCGAGGGCCGTGAGCGCGAACAGGGGGAGGGCGAGGCTACGCATAGTCGATGCTCACGATTTCCCACTCGCGATCTCCGCCCGGAAGGCGCACGGTGCGCACATCGCCCACGCTTGCACCCTTGAGCGCACGGGCCAGCGGGCTCGACCAGCCGATCCGTCCCGCGCTGGCGTCCTGTTCGTCGTCGCCGACCAGCGTGACGGTCTTCTCTTTGTCGTCTTCGTCCGCCAGCGTGACCGTGGCGCCGAAGAAGGCGCGTGTCTTGTCGGGCTGGTCGGCAGGCACGATGACGCGCGCGGACTTCATCCGCCGGGCAAGGTGGCCGAGTTCCCGGTCGATCTCGCGCATGCGCTTGCGGCCATAGAGATAGTCGCCATTCTCGCTGCGGTCGCCGTTTCCGGCGGCCCAGCTCACGATCTCGACGATTTCCGGCCGCTCCTTGCCGAGCAAATGGTCATAGCGCGCCTTCATGGCGGCATAGCCTGCCGGCGTGATGGGATTGGTCTTGCCCTCCATGGTGCGGAGAGCCCTAGCCGATCCTATCGCGGAAGGTAATGGCGGATATCGCGCTGGTAGGCGGCCGATTTGTCGGGGTGCATATTGGCGTAGGTGACCGCGTTGCCGATCACGCGCATGACGTAATAGCGCGTCTCGAAATTGGCGGGGATCTTTTCGATCCAGGTCACCCAGTCGACCGCTCCGGTGCGCGGATCGCCGTTGAGGCGCAACCACTCGTTCACCCGGCCGGGGCCAGCGTTATAGGCCGCGATGGCCAGCGGATAGGCGCCGTTGTAGCGGTCCATCAGCCGCGCGAAATGCGCATCACCCAAGCGGATGTTGTAGGCCGGATCGCCGGTGAGGCTGGCCGACATGTACTGCACGCCGATCTTGCCCGCTTCCTCGCGCGCCGTGCCCGGCATCAGCTGCATCATGCCCCGCGCGCCGGCATGGCTAACGCGGGTGCGGTCGAATTCGCTTTCCTGGCGGGCGATGGCGTGGACCATGGTCCAGTTCGCACCCGGATGCGTGCGGACGGTCGGGAAACCCAGCCGTTCGAAGCCAGCCACGCCTTCCTCGCCTGCAACCATGCCGGCGACGACGGCCATCTCGTCGAGGCCGGTTTCGCGGGCGAGTTCGGCGACCAGCGCCATTTCGCTCGGCGTTTCGGCTTCGGCGGCGATGGCTTCGAAAAATGCGCGCTCGGTGCGCCAGTCGCGGCGGTTTTTCGCCATGTCGCGCAATGCCAGCGTCAGCGCTTCTTCGGAGAAATTCTTGCGGGTTTCGGCATCGACGCCCGCGGTGAGCATGGGCGCGAAGGTCGGTGCGGGCTTGCCCAGTTCGCTCAAGGCGAGCTGGCCGTAATACCAGTCGGGATAGGCGGCGGCCATGTTCCAGTACCGCTCGGCCTCGGCGCGGTCGCCTCCACGCGCAGCGGCGCGTCCGGCCCAGTAGAAGCCCTTGGAGCGCGTCAGCGGGGTCTTGGCCGCAGTGCCATAGCGGTAGAACAGCGGCGCCGCGCGGGTGCCGTCACCCAGCGACCACAGCGCCTTGGTCCCGCCAAGCCACATGAGGTCGGTGTATTTGTCGCGCAGGGTGAAGCTGCCGTCCGAAATATCGGTGCCTGGCGCAAAGAGGTCGTCCACCTTCGACGCGATGGCGACGGCGCTTCGTGTATCGGCACCCTGTGCGACGCGCAAAGCCTCGCTCACGAAATCGGTGCCATCGAAGGCAGGCCCTGTAAACTCGGCGCGGTTCGCCAGGAGGTTGATGGCTGCGGGAAGCTGGCCCTTGCCGCGATAATGACGGGCGAGGTTGTAGACGTAGCCGCTGTCGTTCAGCGCGCCATCGGGAACAGGCAGGCCCGCTTCACTCGGCGTGCTACCCTGCAGCAGCGCCAAACGCGCCTGCGCCATCGAGCGATAGGCGGGCGAAACGCGCACGATTTGGCGCGTCGCGGCTTCGAGATTGCCCTGCCACAGCAACGCGTCCATACGTGCGTCCTGGTCGGCAGGCGTCAGGTTCTGGGCGAAAAGCCCGGCCATATACGCTTCGGCCGGACCGCTCATGGTCCCGCCGCGCCACGCTTCGCGTGCCACATCGTTCGCCTCGGGGCGGCTCATGGCGGCAAGCGCCAGCGCATAGCGCGCTTTGGCCGCATTGGTAATCGGCGGATGCGCGTCGAAGAACTGAACCAGCGCCTGCGGGGTCACCGCATCGCGGTCGAGCGCGTTCTCGGCGCGGCGCTGCAACAGCTCCTGCTTGGGGAAGCCGGGATAATCCGTAATGAAGCCTGCGTATTGCGCGAAGGACAGGTTGTCGGCCTTGGTGAGGTACTCCCACCGGTCGACCGCCTGGCCGATCCTGCTCGGCTGCTGGGCCACCATGCTGTTGCCCCGATCCGGCCAGCTGGTCGGCGTCTGCGCCTGCGCGGCGAGGGGGAACGCCAGCGAAGCGCCAGCCATAAGTGCGAGTGAGAAATAAGTTTTTCGGCCCATGCTGGACATACTGCCCGGCCCCTCCTTATCAGGCGGTGAATGAAATGTGTCGGCGGGTGCCTAAATCGCCCGCTTTTCATACCTCTAACGCAGGACTGACGTAAATGTTCTCAGGCTCGATACCGGCTCTGGCGACTCCTTTTCGCGATGGATCGTTCGACGAGGCCGCTTTTCGCAAACTCGTCGACTGGCAGATCGAAAACGGCAGCAAGGGACTGGTGCCCTGCGGCACGACCGGCGAGGCTTCGACCATCTCCAACGCGGAGCATCACCGGGTCATCGAAGTCTGCATCGAACAGGCCGCGGGCCGCGTGCCGGTGATCGCCGGTTGCGGCAGCAACGATACGCGCAACGCTCTCCTCCACATGCAGTTCGCCAAAAAGGCCGGTGCGGCGGCGGGTCTGTGTGTCGCGCCCTATTACAACCGCCCCAGCCAGTCCGGCCTGATCGCCCATTTCAGCCATTTGGCCGAGAACAGCGATTTGCCGATCGTGCTCTACAACGTGCCCAGCCGCACCGTGACCGACATTGAGGACGAGACGGTGTGCGAACTGGTCAACAAATACCCCGACCGTATCATCGCCATCAAGGATGCAAGCGGCGACCTGTCGCGCGTGGCCGACCATCGCATGGGCATCGGGCGCGACTTCTGCCAGCTATCGGGCAATGACGAGCTGTGGCTGCCGCACTCGGCGGCGGGCGGTTCGGGCTGCATCTCGGTGACCGCCAATGTCGCGCCGAAGCTGTGCGCCGAATTCCACGAGGCGATTGCGGCGGCGGACCTCATCAAGGCGCGCGAGATCAACGACCGCCTGTTCCCGCTGCATTACGCCATGTTCTCCGATGCCAGCCCCGCACCAGTCAAATACGCGCTCAGCCGCGTTCACGACTGGTTCTCCGAAGACGTCCGCCTGCCGCTGTGCAACGCCAGCGAGGCTTCCCGCAAGCAGGTGGACGAGGCGCTGGAGCACGCCGGGCTGATCTGAGCCAGCCCGGCGCGATCCGGTCTTATTCCGCCGGGTTGTGCTTCTCGACGAAACCGACGGCCGCCTCGAGCATCTGCAGGCGCGTTGTCGATAGCGAGAGCCAGTGGTCCTCCCCTTCCAGGGCGATCAGTTCGTAAGGCTTGCCCGCATCCTTCAGGGCGTCGGCCATCTTGTGCGAGTGCACATAGGGCACCACCGTGTCGTCCTTGCCGTGGATCAACATGATCGGCGCGTGAGCGCGCTCTGCGTGACGGCGTGGAGACACGTCATCCCAGCCTTCTCGCGGCCCGAGCTGCTCCAGGAGGGCGGCCCGTGTCAGGCGGTTGTTGCCGGAGGCACGATAATCTTCGGTGTACATGGACTGGAGGTCCGACACCGGAGCCACAGCGACAGCACAGCGATAGATGTCCTGCTGCAGGGTCACACCCGCAAGCGCGGCATAGCCGCCATAGCTGGCGCCGACGATGCAGGCGCGTGACGGATCGACGATCCCTTTTTCGGCAAGCGCTGCAAGGCCATCCGATATGTCGGTCTGCATCTTGCGACCCCACTCGCCATAGCCAGCCTTGCGGAAGGACTGTTCGCGGTGGGTCGAGCCGCGGAAATTGGGTTGGAAGACCGCATAGCCGCGCGATGCAAACGCCTGGGCCCACCAGTCGAACTGCTCGTGATCGAAGGAGTGCGGGCCCCCGTGCGGCAGGAGGACCACCGGCAGACCAGCGGCTTCGCGGCCCGGAGGCAGGGTCAGGATGCCATCCATCTCAAGACCGTCGGAGGCGACATAGTCGAAGGTAGAAATCGCACCGACTTCCTCGAGACCGATGGCCATGCGTTCGTAGGCGAAGGCCTCAGCCTGTCCGGTTCCGAGATCCACGACATACCACGAACCGCTGTCCTGGTTGCCGCTGGTGCGGACCAGCACTTTGCTGAAATCGGGCGTCCAGTCTTTCATCTGGACGTCGAAATCGGCGAATGCGGCGCGGATTCCCTTGGCAGACGCCTCTTGTGACGGATCGACGAAGACCGGTCCTTCGTCGGCATCGAGATAGCCCATGAGCTGCCCGGTCAGATCGTTGAAATAAAGCCGATCGATATCCTTGCCCTTCAGGAAGGGCTGCGGGGTGCCTCCCGCTAGCGGCACTTCGAACCATTCGCTGATCGCTTCATCGTTGCGCCTGCCATAGATCACCGTCTTTCCGGCGGAACCGAGACCGACAAGCCATACCCGTCCGTTGCCCTTTTCTCCCGAAACAATTTCGGACCCGTTGGCGCCGTGCAGCGCCCACATGCCGTTGTTGCCGTCGATATCGAGGCGGACCACGATCTCGCCTTGGTGGTCGAGAAGCCAGTCGCGACGCACGCCTTCGTTGGCGGCCGGGGCGAGACGGGTTGCTCTGTTCTTCTCCGCATCGACGGCATAGAGATAAGGCCGACTATGCTGGAAACTGTAGCCGCCCAGCCGAGAGCCAACGCCTCCCTTTTTCAATTCGAGCGCGCCGAAGTGGAGCCGCCATTTCCCGTCGATGAATCGCTTGCCGTAGTTTCCGTATATGGAGTCGAGCAGGTGGGCTTCGTTCGAGAAAATGATCTCGGCCGGGCCGGAGCTGGTGACAGGCACCAATTGCGCAACGGCGAATTCCGCCTTGTCGGTCGTGAAGCCCCTTAGGTCCTCAGTCTGGCTGGTAACCAGAAGCAGGTCATCTTCGCCGACCCATTCGAAATAGCGAACCTTAATGTCCCTCATCCCCATCCTTCGGAACACCTGCATTTCGGAGTTGAGGAAGATGAACTGGCGCACGCCATCTTCGGTCAGCAGGACCGCGATACTCTCGCCGCTTGGCGAAATCGCGGCATTTTCTACCTCGGGCAGCATTCCGTAGGCCGTGAGCGGAACCTGCTTTTGTGCGAAAGCCGCCGGGCTAACGAGAACCAAAAGAAATGCCGTAAAGGCAACGCGCAAAATATTCATACCAGACATAAGACCCCTTTTAGACCGGGCTACGCTATCATTTCAGTATTGCCGAAGTCACCG
Protein-coding sequences here:
- a CDS encoding alpha/beta hydrolase family protein, which produces MLPEVENAAISPSGESIAVLLTEDGVRQFIFLNSEMQVFRRMGMRDIKVRYFEWVGEDDLLLVTSQTEDLRGFTTDKAEFAVAQLVPVTSSGPAEIIFSNEAHLLDSIYGNYGKRFIDGKWRLHFGALELKKGGVGSRLGGYSFQHSRPYLYAVDAEKNRATRLAPAANEGVRRDWLLDHQGEIVVRLDIDGNNGMWALHGANGSEIVSGEKGNGRVWLVGLGSAGKTVIYGRRNDEAISEWFEVPLAGGTPQPFLKGKDIDRLYFNDLTGQLMGYLDADEGPVFVDPSQEASAKGIRAAFADFDVQMKDWTPDFSKVLVRTSGNQDSGSWYVVDLGTGQAEAFAYERMAIGLEEVGAISTFDYVASDGLEMDGILTLPPGREAAGLPVVLLPHGGPHSFDHEQFDWWAQAFASRGYAVFQPNFRGSTHREQSFRKAGYGEWGRKMQTDISDGLAALAEKGIVDPSRACIVGASYGGYAALAGVTLQQDIYRCAVAVAPVSDLQSMYTEDYRASGNNRLTRAALLEQLGPREGWDDVSPRRHAERAHAPIMLIHGKDDTVVPYVHSHKMADALKDAGKPYELIALEGEDHWLSLSTTRLQMLEAAVGFVEKHNPAE